A stretch of the Nicotiana tabacum cultivar K326 chromosome 6, ASM71507v2, whole genome shotgun sequence genome encodes the following:
- the LOC107795223 gene encoding FKBP12-interacting protein of 37 kDa-like isoform X2: MILSLRESLQDCKDTLASCQTEVEAAKSEIQKWRSVFEKESFIPPGMTPEPKFLVSYLLNLRSSEESLREQFERAKKKESAFIVTFAKREQEIAELKFGTLELNSSRRQCR, from the exons ATGATCTTGTCTCTTCGTGAGAG TCTTCAGGACTGTAAGGACACCCTTGCATCATGTCAG ACAGAAGTTGAAGCTGCAAAATCTGAAATACAAAAGTGGCGGTCTGTGTTTGAAAAGGAATCTTTCATACCACCTGGCATGACACCTG AACCCAAGTTTTTGGTCAGTTATCTTCTCAACCTCAGATCATCGGAGGAGTCATTGCGTGAACAG TTTGAAAGAGCAAAGAAAAAGGAGTCTGCATTTATTGTGACATTTGCCAAAAGAGAGCAGGAGATAGCAGAGTTGAAG TTTGGGACCTTAGAGCTCAACTCAAGCCGCCGTCAATGTAGGTAG
- the LOC107795223 gene encoding FKBP12-interacting protein of 37 kDa-like isoform X1 — protein sequence MILSLRESLQDCKDTLASCQTEVEAAKSEIQKWRSVFEKESFIPPGMTPEPKFLVSYLLNLRSSEESLREQFERAKKKESAFIVTFAKREQEIAELKSAVWDLRAQLKPPSM from the exons ATGATCTTGTCTCTTCGTGAGAG TCTTCAGGACTGTAAGGACACCCTTGCATCATGTCAG ACAGAAGTTGAAGCTGCAAAATCTGAAATACAAAAGTGGCGGTCTGTGTTTGAAAAGGAATCTTTCATACCACCTGGCATGACACCTG AACCCAAGTTTTTGGTCAGTTATCTTCTCAACCTCAGATCATCGGAGGAGTCATTGCGTGAACAG TTTGAAAGAGCAAAGAAAAAGGAGTCTGCATTTATTGTGACATTTGCCAAAAGAGAGCAGGAGATAGCAGAGTTGAAG TCTGCAGTTTGGGACCTTAGAGCTCAACTCAAGCCGCCGTCAATGTAG
- the LOC107795223 gene encoding FKBP12-interacting protein of 37 kDa-like isoform X3, with the protein MSEVEAAKSEIQKWRSVFEKESFIPPGMTPEPKFLVSYLLNLRSSEESLREQFERAKKKESAFIVTFAKREQEIAELKSAVWDLRAQLKPPSM; encoded by the exons ATGTCAG AAGTTGAAGCTGCAAAATCTGAAATACAAAAGTGGCGGTCTGTGTTTGAAAAGGAATCTTTCATACCACCTGGCATGACACCTG AACCCAAGTTTTTGGTCAGTTATCTTCTCAACCTCAGATCATCGGAGGAGTCATTGCGTGAACAG TTTGAAAGAGCAAAGAAAAAGGAGTCTGCATTTATTGTGACATTTGCCAAAAGAGAGCAGGAGATAGCAGAGTTGAAG TCTGCAGTTTGGGACCTTAGAGCTCAACTCAAGCCGCCGTCAATGTAG